Genomic segment of Drosophila takahashii strain IR98-3 E-12201 chromosome X, DtakHiC1v2, whole genome shotgun sequence:
AGAATCATGGCATCATCCTGGCGGATGCCAACAAGGAGAATACCCTGAATCAGTTGGCAGGAGCCGCCTTCGGAGCTGCCGGCCAGCGTTGCATGGCCCTGTCGACGGCGGTCTTTGTGGGCGATGCCCAGTCCTGGATCCCCGATCTCGTCGAGCGTGCCCAGAAGCTGAAGGTGAATGCCGGTCATGTGCCCGGAACGGATGTGGGTCCCGTGATCAGTGCCGCCTCCAGGCAGCGCATCAATGACTTGATCGAGTCGGGTGTGAAGGAGGGAGCTAAGCTGGTCCTGGATGGCAGGAAGATCAGTGTGCCCGGTTATGAGGATGGCTACTTTGTGGGCCCGACCATCCTGAGCGATGTGACGCCCAGCATGAAGTGCTACACCGAGGAGATCTTTGGCCCCGTGCTGGTCATCCTGAATGCCGAGACTCTGGACGATGCCATTGGCATTGTGAATGCGAATCCGTATGGTAATGGAACCGCTGTCTTCACCACCAATGGTGCAGCTGCCAGGAAGTTTGTGAACGAAATCGATGCCGGGCAGGTGGGCGTGAATGTGCCCATTCCGGTGCCACTGCCCATGTTCTCGTTCACCGGAACGAGGGGCTCCTTCCGCGGCGATCATCACTTCTATGGCAAGCAGGGCATCAAGTTCTACACGCAGACCAAGACGGTCACCCAGTTGTGGCGGGAGACGGATGTCACCCACACCCAGGCGGCCGTGGCCATGCCCACCATGAAGTAGGAGGAGGATCTGGATAGAAGATTCCCGATTCCCGGTTGAGATGTTCCACGTATTGAACTTCTGGATGCTGGCACACAGGACGTAGTTAGAAGCTAGATACAGAAGAaattattgcatttatttttgtgcctGTTTATTAGATTTAAGAAGATGTGTAgcgaaaaaacaagagaagcTTGAAAAAACTGAAATGTAAAcgataacaataaaatgttggaaaatgtaaaaaataatatttggttTAAATATGTTGGGATTTGGAAGATGTGTTGAAAAAACAAGAGGGGCATGAAAGGATTTATCTGatatttaatctaaaaaactatACGATATTGAAAACTCAGaattaatattgaaaatgAACTTAAAAAAGGTTCTAATAAATACAACAAgttcaaaattaaaagaatattgCAATTTTTTGTGACTTATACAGATTTAtctgatatttaatttaaaaaactatacaatattaaaaagtcATAGTATCGAAAACGGACTTAAAAAGGATtctaataaattgtttaaagtaaataaaagcaattcaaataatgaaaaaataaatctacttataatttaacaaattgtAAGTCTGAAATATTGTTTATGTAAATGAATTGTTCTGTAAATGAAAGTAATCATAAGAAATAGTTTGCTCACCTGGCTAAATACTTAATAACCTACTATCCTTCCTGAAGAAAACTCACGGTCAATCTTTAACAACGGTCAATGGTGTGTATTgtacaaagaaataaaaacatttgatCTATGAACACATAGCACGGTAACAGTTGCACCAGCGGAGCCACCACCAACCAGCGGTGGGCCCGCACCTAATCTAATCCAGCTAATCCTTAAGTCCCTCTCCCAATCTGAAGCTTCGACTTCAATCTCGTCCGGCGAACGCCTGGCTGGCGACCAGTTCCCGGAAGACGCCCTCCTGGATGCCCATCAGTTCATTGTAGCTGCCCTGCTCCACAATCTTTCCCTCGCTCAGCACGGCAATGGAATCGGCATTCCGAATTGTGCTCAGTCGGTGGGCAATGGTCAATACGGTGCGTCCCTGAACCAGATTATCAAGGGCATTCTGCACTAGATTCTCCGAAACGGCGTCCAGAGCACTGGTGGCCTCATCCAGAATCAGGATGGCGGGGTTCTGAAAGGAGTTTCTTATAagtattacaaataaatattaaatttattataaagacTTTACTTTAATGAGCGCCCTGGCAATCGCCACTCTTTGCTTCTGTCCACCACTGAGCATCATTCCCCGCTGGCCGACGAGCGTTTCCAGGCCATCGGGCAGTTGGTCGGTGAACTGGCTGACATTCGCCTCTTCGACGACCCGCTGCAGTTGCTCCTCCGTCGGCGTCTCGCCGGGATTGGCACCGTACAGGATGTTCTCACGAATCGAGGAGGAAAAGAGCACCGGCTCCTGACTGACCGCGCCGATATTATTCCTCAGCCACTGGGGATTCACCGTTCGCAGATCAATGCCATCCAGTTGGACGGAGCCCGCTTGCGGATCATAGAGTCGCAGCATTAGCAAGGCTATCGTTGTCTTTCCCGATCCCGAACGTCCCACCACCGCCGTCGTTTTGCCAGGCATCAGATTCAGCGAGAAATCGGAGAGCACAGCGGATTCGGGACGAGTGGGAAAAGTGAAGTAGACATTTTGGAAACCCACTTCGCCTAGAGGTTTCTCCAGCGGTACGATACCCTGGTCAATGGGTATCGTGCACTCCCGGTCGAGGATCTCCCAAATTCGCTCCGAGGCCCCGATGCCCTTGTTCAGCTGGCTGTAGAAATTAGACAGTCCATTCATCGAGATGGCCACATAGCCGGCGTAAAGCATGAAGGCTGTGAGGGCGCCAATGGTCAGGGAGTCTTGTAAAACCAAGGTTCCACCGTACCAGAGTACAGAAATAATGATGAAGTTGCCACAGAAGCCGGTCTGTGGGAGAAAATCAAGGATTATAAAGGTGATCTTTAGTTAAGAGGTCTATAGATCTAACCAATCCAAAGAAAATAGCTCTGGCGCGCGTCTCCTTGTAGCCAATTTGTAGGGCTTCACCCAGTTTGCCATCGAAGGCAGCGCATTCCTGCTGTTCCCGGCAGAACGTCTTCACCGTCTTCACATTCCCGAAACGCTCCTCCGCATACTTCATGATCTCCGCCTGCTTGTCCAGTTCCGTTTTGGTGATCCGCCTGACGTATCGTCCATAGACAATGGCCATGCCCGCCATCGCAGGCACCACCAAGGCACTCACAGCCGCCAACTGAGGCGAGGTGTAGATCTGTCAGGGGAAACACAAGATTAGAAG
This window contains:
- the LOC108056241 gene encoding ATP-binding cassette sub-family B member 10, mitochondrial, whose translation is MLLNCTRLTHGCTTLRVTQISQIRSATSYNHHLGRCLHRRTTRIASPPTGQTTHQPLRMQQWWCMRRGFAQSSKWLARNAKADAAPPIRAGKMARSQYARLLSLTKSEKWVLSAGIGCLVVSSAITMSVPLFLGKVIDVVFNKSGLDSAAMAKLGEYSMLLLGIFVLGGFANFARVHLFGNAALRIVRNLRSRLYRSMLMQEVGWFDTKGTGELINRLSNDTYMVGMSLSQNVSDGLRSLAMIGVGTGMMIYTSPQLAAVSALVVPAMAGMAIVYGRYVRRITKTELDKQAEIMKYAEERFGNVKTVKTFCREQQECAAFDGKLGEALQIGYKETRARAIFFGLTGFCGNFIIISVLWYGGTLVLQDSLTIGALTAFMLYAGYVAISMNGLSNFYSQLNKGIGASERIWEILDRECTIPIDQGIVPLEKPLGEVGFQNVYFTFPTRPESAVLSDFSLNLMPGKTTAVVGRSGSGKTTIALLMLRLYDPQAGSVQLDGIDLRTVNPQWLRNNIGAVSQEPVLFSSSIRENILYGANPGETPTEEQLQRVVEEANVSQFTDQLPDGLETLVGQRGMMLSGGQKQRVAIARALIKNPAILILDEATSALDAVSENLVQNALDNLVQGRTVLTIAHRLSTIRNADSIAVLSEGKIVEQGSYNELMGIQEGVFRELVASQAFAGRD